In Gracilinanus agilis isolate LMUSP501 chromosome 1, AgileGrace, whole genome shotgun sequence, the sequence GAAAAGATGTTGAGATTGAacttaagaaaacaaacaacaacaaaaacatccttttctttctttcaggtaACCCTTCCCTGGAGAAGTGTCGTGCCGTAAAGGAGCGAAGAGAGGAAGCCGCAGAGATGGCCTCTTTGGATGTCAGTAACATCATCAGTAGTTCAGGTACAAATGAGGGGAGGGGGTTGCTGCAGAGAACAGGGCAGATTTGtagaggcagcgaggtggcttgtggataaagcactggaatCTTGCCTAACACTGTGTGACTGGGTAGGTCACTTCTATCattctcagcttcttcatctgaagagtgatgatgataatagtactTACTCAGggttggatcaaatgaaatgccTTAAAGCACTATCtgaatgcttttattattttgtatggGGCTGTAAAGAGCTGTGagcaatggggaaaaaagagtctATCAGGTGATCTGCACTGGCCCCATGGTCATGAAGGAATATGTGTAAACTCTGACAATCCTACTTAtgacctttgtgaccttgggtgtcacaatttctctgggtctgttttctTCTCCACAAAATATCTAGGATTGGTTACCAAGGTCTATTCTCATTCCAAATCCTCCAATTCTCAGGGCGATCTCGGAGACGCAATGCCTGGAACCCCAGGGGGGAAGTTGGGCTACCTCAGGAGGAACTCTACCACCGAAGAGCCCTGGATTCAGATGGGGATGAGCCAAGAGCCCACCCCCCACCTACTGATTGGTCAAACCTTCGAGGCATCATCAGCAGTGATGGGGAGAGTGACTGAGCCACCCCACAGCTTCTAGAAGCCACAGTGCCTCTTGAGCATTGAGGAAGGAATCTGGTCCTGCCCTTTTGTATAGTGTATAGAGCACCGCCTACTGGGtccaagtatttataaaatgtatttcctttctcGTTTCCAGTTTTGTCTTGTCCATGGTAGGTGAATCTTTTCCTTACCTGTAAGGGAGATTGCTACAGCAGTGGTGGCTTTCATCCCTACAAGGGTGAAATTGCCCAAGTGTGGGCATTTAGGTTCATGTTCTCATGTTTTTGACTGAAATACTGGTATTGTGTGGGCTTTAAAAGTCtcaataaatgaatatttgttaactATTGTTTCATCTGTTTTTGGCCCAAAGGGGAAATCAGGCCAGGGCCTCTTTTCTGAACATTAGTCCAAGGTTTAGGAACCATGTTTCTCTGGTTATTGAGGCAAGCAAGCTGGCCCAACTCAGATTACCACTGCTGCTTTTAGGGCTTGGACCCAGTAAATAGCCATTTTTAATTCAAAGCAGCTTGTGGAAACTTCCTATACCTTTTCCTCTCATCTCCTTATTCAGGCTCTCTTTTAGTTTTGTTGTATGCAAAGGTGAGAGAAGTTtaccatggggggggggggtgtaaagAAACCAGTGGTTTCAGCTCATTGCTGCTTCCTTTCACACAAGATCTCTGAGGAATGAAGCTGTAACTCCTCCAGGAGTCCTAACTAACCATGTCATTTTAGACAAATTAGTTTACCTCTTAGGTCTTTTTAATCACATGTCAAAGAAAGGGGCTGTACTAAATACTCTCAAGGGTTCTTTTAGCCCTAATTTGGTTTCTAGAACTATACTGTTCTCCTAGCCAAAGACCTGGGGACCACTTTAATCTTTGGCAAATCCCCAGGAAGTTCCTGGTTCAACCTGCTTCAGGCCTTAAATTGGGCAGGCCCAGGACTATgaagagttggttttttttactGAGGATAGCTAAATAGCTGTTCTTAGAGCAGGTAGGCCAGGCTTTGAGACAGCCTCTTCCAAATGAGACAGTACTAAAAGGAAAGCCAGCTGAATAATTATGGTGACCTGAAGGACAGAGGACAAAATACTTTGCTTGGAGTATTGGGAGCCTATGAAATAGAATGTTGCATATTAAGGaggggtggagatggggaggggtggTTCAAAAATGACTGATACACAAATGAATGGGAGTCCAAAAGACCCAACCAATCTAATCTTCACTAAAGTGAATAAATGCCTGGTCAGGAAGCTCCATGTTCTCAGTGTTAAACACAGGGGAAATGAGGGCACAACTTAATGCTGCCCAACTTAGAGAGAAAGCCTGAGTCAAGGAGCTGGTTAGAATATCCAACAGTTTATTAAAAGCTCCCCTGGCCCCAGGGTTCCATGATGGCCCCTAAGTTCCAGGAGTCTTGCCCCTGACTGCCCCCATCCTGCCTCTAACAGCAGGAATAGAAAGGGGGGCCATGAGGGTTCTCTCTGATTTGATTTCCCCAGGTCTATCCctcactcccccctccccagcccaaccctgacttaaaaaaaaaaatgaacttgacAAGACGGGCACAGGACATCAGACAGCAATGGGGGAAGGAGGGTTCAGAGGCAGACTGTTGGGCTTTGTACCCAGGcatcctccccctctccctgtcACCCAGGGGCCTTTCATACCCCCAGACCCTGCTTTCCTAGGACCCATTCTCTCATACCTCTGGGCCCAGAGTTCCCTTGGCAACAATATGATAGGGGCACCTGGAGGGACTATTATATTTCTCtgaatatatctatgtatctacacCCTAcccgcccctccccccccactgCCCAGGGACTCTATACAGGTCCCCAAGGCACCCTAGGTGGGTatttgacacacacacacacacacacacacacacacacacacatctccccCTTCCCAGTCCATGATGGAGGAAGATACTGGCACCATGATGGGAAAGTCAGGAACTCCTGGGTCTGCACTGGGGTCCAAGCTATACCCCCAAACCCAGAGCCAAGGGGCCCGACTTCATCCCAAGGGAAGCTCACAAGATGAGAAGGGGCTAGGGAAGCAGAAGCAGATGTCCTGCTACCTCCCCCCCCCTCTAAGTGGTGACTCCGGCTCTCAAGAACCCCCAGAGCTCAGGTCCTCAATCTTCTAGGCTCCAGCTGCTGAGGGTCCTAGGCCCTTCCAGCCCCAGGAAACCCAGGCATCAGCTGTCTTCCCCCACCCCTGTCTTCTTTAAGCCCAGGTGGAGGGAAACCTAGCAAGGGATGTCACCAGTCCCCCACACAGTTCAGGagtagaaatgagaagaaccatTAAGGATGTGAGAAGCGACACTAGTACTTCGGCTCAGAGCCGCGGGGCCTGCTACTGACCCAGGTCCCACTccttcactccccccaccccctgagGCTGCCCTGCGAAGGGGCTGTGGGCTATTCCTTAGCAGCAGCAAGGCCCCGCCTCGGGGAGGCCCTGTCTGGGGTGGCGGCCCCAGCCAGGTGGGGGGACCCGGTGGTGCCAGGAGAGAAGGCTGGCGCCAAGCTGGGGGAGGCATGCCAGAAGGAGGGGGGCCATGGCTCCAATGAGCCCCCGACCGGGGTACAGGGCGAGAGGGCCAAgcaggggctgggggaggggcaggATACCCCTGGGCAGCAGCCTCAGCTGGGATGCCTCCCAGGGCCATGCTGGAGAAGCCCAGCCTCATGCTTTCTGCATCGAAAGCTTCGATCTCCCGAGCCTGTCGCTCTAGCAGTGCCCGGATGCGCTCTGACCGTCCAGTCTGCAGTGCCAGCAGCTCTTCCTCTACCTACGACACACATGTGCTCAGAGCTGGGGAGGAGGGGCTCTCAGGTTTGGTCAAGGGGATATATGTGTCAGCGTGCCCCCCCCCTCTGGGGCCCATACCCGTACCCGCTGCTCCAGAAGAGCACGCCTCAGTGCCACTCTCTGTTCCAGCTCCCGTGCCTCACGCTCATGCTGACTCTCTGTCCGGATCTTGATCTTGCTCTGATAGGCATTAAGCAGCTCCAGCTCCTGCTGCAACTGCTGCCGCAGTGCCTGGAACTCTGACTCTTGAGTCTCATCCAGGCGAAGCTAGGAGAGGGTAGGAGCTGGGGTCAGATGTCAAAGAAACACCTGATCCCCTACCCTGTGCTCCAAACCTTTTCCCTTCTCCACAtttcttcccatcttccctccttGACTACTGAGGCCTTCTGCCTCTAGGCCGGTTGTATCCCCCCCCAGCTCTGCTGTCACTGAGCCTTACTGCCTGGGAGCTGAGCATCTCAGAGATGGACTGGTCATACTGTTCTGCTAGGATGGCCAGCTTTCGAGTCTGTTCCTCTTTAAGCCGTTTAAGGAGGCTCTTGTGTTGGGCCTTGGGGGTGCCCTCCAGCAGGTGCCCCCGAAGGGCCTTGTACTGCCGCGTCTGGATCTTACATGTCTCCTGGAACTGCTTCTTGATCTGCAACTCCTTCGACTACGGAGTAGATGAGTTGAGGGGAAAGATGATGGGgcagggcaaaggaaaggaagacaaggagggagagggaacaaccgaagcagagacagagaggggagagaaacagaaaacatGTTAGGCAGAGAGAGGGGAAGCTAAACACAGAGAAGAGCATGAATTACACTGAACATGGAACACAGCAGAGAAAATACTGAACCAGAGCAGAAAGCATAAGCATGGAGCCAGAGGAATGAGAGTACTGTGTACACGACAGACAGAATTCACACATGTGGGAAAACACCACAGAACACATGACCAAGAGACAGAACCAGGGAAAAGGGTAAAGTCTACAGATAGAACACATTCTGTGAGGATCAGAGCATTGTGAAGTTTTACAAATGGTGCTTTGGGGAAGGGAAAACGAGTCACCAACTGGGAATTGGGAAAGAGGAGAACATGGTCTCCCTGGAGCTCTCCCAGCACAAAGGACTCACCGCAAGAGGAGGCAGCAGGAAGTGGGGCAGGAGATGGTGGAAAGGTCTAGAAAGAGGCTCTGGCCCAAGGGTGCAAGGACCACAGATGATAATGGAACTATTATCCTGACAAAGTCCCCATTCCAACTCTGCTCCTTATTTTggtttctcttcccctcccctggATGCATTCCATTTGCACTTCCATACCCATCCCTTTCCCAGTTCCCTGTCCCCAGCTTGTCTCATAGGAGCCATGCTTTACCATTCAGTCTGTTGACCCCCTAATGGGGGGCTTGctaccctcccccttcccttagCCCACAAGGGCCATGCCTGACTGAGGGAAGAAGGCAGGTTGGTGGGACAAGAGACTGGGAGTGGAGTGGAGAATGGGCAGTGAAGGCGCAAGGCAGAATGAACAAAAGTACAAGGTAGGATGACAAAGGTATCTGAAGAACAGGTCCGGATGGGATGATGGGACCCAACCTCACAGGAATCTATGGGGCTTAGGGAAAAGGCGCCAACACCTCCCACATTCTGGGACCTAGAAACTAATGTCAAAACACTGCAGGGCAGGGAACACTGTCAGGAGAGCAAAGCAAAAAGGATGAGGATGGGGAGAGGGACACAATGGAGATGGGAGTGATCGGGGCAGACAGTCACGGGGtgggataggagaggaatgaagtgGGCTTTGAGTTGGGCTCTGGGGGCATACAGGGAAGGCTGAGGGGCGGCAGGACAAAGCAGACGGAGGCAGTGGCCTGAGCCAAGGGTATGGTTCTGCTCGAatgttttattcatatttatctttcttgggggtgggggtgggggtagttGAGGAGCAGGGTTGGGGATGGaggtaagaaacagaaaaacgaaatcaaaatcatatgaaaaaaagtgaCTACCCCTCCCAGCTAGCCCTGCCCCAAACCAGAGGGGACACTGCCCAGGCCCTGGAGAAATAATGAGGGTGAGGATGAGGACACACACAGTGGGAAGACACCAATAATTTAGGGGGTGCTggggaaaaaacataaataagtGTCACTTCCCAATTTAGTGGACAGGAAGGGCAAACTGGCTGCAGATCCTCTGGGACCCCTTCCTACTGAAGAGGCTTGGTTGGATGGAAGGACAGAACAcacaaaggaagggaaggaataaggTCTGGGGAAGATCCTCCCCATGCCAGTGGGGTGGGAGATAAAGTGCATGTGCTCTCTGCTGGGATGGGTAGCGGGAAGAAATCACCTCCAGGGTGGCAGGGCTCGGGGCTTTCTAGTTCGGAGTCGGTGGCTGGAGGTAGCCCCAGGAGGGACCCGGGGAGGGACTGGGGGCCTTGGGCAACGCTGACCCTGCCTCAGCAGCCGGGGGATCCTACTTGGTCGTTCTCCCCGAAGCAAACCCCATCGGGCCAATGCCTGGGCAGCCCCAGGGGGTAGGTGAGCTGCTAGTCCCTTCCCAGCCCGAGCCAGTCGCCAGTTCCACCCTTTGCAAAGGGCCCAAGCCTGGGCCAGTAAGGCCAGGGGATTCCGAGGGCGGTGTGGACGCCCACGGCGGGGTCCTGGGACTGGCAGCCGGCTTCTGAAGCCATCCTTGTTGGTCTTAGGGTAGAGAGTGAAGAGGCCCCGGTCGCCTACAGCCCCACAGCCCTGTAAGGTCCAGAAGGCCGATGGTGATAGGCGTAGCAAGACCCGAAGCCAGAGCCTGGACAGCTCCCGTCGAAGCCTTGGACCTTGTTGCCTTAACCAGCTGCCTCCAGCTGCCACTGCTGCTAAGGGTAGGGCTAGGCTTGGCCAGGCTAAGAGCCAAGCAGCCCCAAGGCCTAGGGGCACCCCAGCTAGGCCTCTTCGCCAACTCAGCCCTAGCACTGCCCCCAGGGCCACCCCCTGGGCCAAGAGCAGGAAAAGGCTTGGAGGCATGTGCAAGGCTGTGCAGAGCAACAAGTAGGAGGCCCCTAGGCCCACTAATCCCACTTCCAGAGCCAACAGGGCAGCCTGTAAGCCACCTCCACCTTGGGCTGCCAAGAGTGGGAGCAGTAGCAATAGCAGTAGTGGCAAGAGGCCTGGGGAGGAGCCCACAGCAAAAGACAGACCAGCCAGGAGGCCATGGGACAAGAGTCCTAGAAGCTGACTAGTGGGGCTCAGTCTTAGGGGGCCAGGGGGGGGCTCAGGAGGAATCTCAGGAGATGAACAACCATCCCCAGGATCCCTGGGAGTCCCAATGGGGGCTTCttcatcctcatcctcctccAGGACTGGGGTTAAGACCGGCCCTTGAACCCATCCTAGCTCCAACTCCTCTCCCATGACACTCCACTCTTCCTTCCCCCACAACCTCCACTCCTCAGCCTCTTCCTGGCCGATAATCCTTCGCTCCCTGGAGCTGGGGGACAGGGTTTCAGGATCCTCAGCTTCCTCCCCATGGGGTAGCCTCCATGTCAGGTCTCCCAGAATCTTCCGTTCCCCAGAACTCGGGGACAGGGCCACTACCTCCTCGGCCTCCTCCCCCACAATCCTTCGCTCCTCTGGCCCTATGGAGGCCCTAGCCCCTTCCTCTCCCAGAATCCTCCGCTCCTGGACAGCTGCTTCCTTCTCTCCCAGTGTCCTGTGTTCCTGGGCTGCCTCCTCTCCTAGCAGGCTCCGTTCCTCCAATCTGGGGCTGCTACTGGGCAGCTCCCAAGCCTGCTGTTGTCCCAGGGGTCCAGAGCTCGGGTCCAGGGCCTGAGGGGTAGGGGATTGGGGGGCCGGGGGGTGTTCGCCAGGACGTACTTTGAGGCTCTTGGGTTGCTGGCGGACTTGGGCAGCATGCTTCTGGCGCAGCTCCTGCTCACGCCGCTTGTTGTACTCCAGCTGGTTTCCCAGCTCCGTCTGGTGCTGCAGACGGGTGAGCTCAGCCCGGGTGCGCTGTACAGCTTGTAGCTGCCTCACCTCCAGCTCCCGAGTCGACTCGTGCTGCCTCAGCAGTAGTGCACACTCAAGGTCCTTCTGGGTCTGCTTCTTGTTTAGGTCCTAGTAGGGCAGGGAAAGGGTGGAGGGGCATAGCAGTAGGGTCAGGGTTGGGGGATGGTGGGGGAAAGGCCTTAGAGAAAGGATAAGGATGAAGGAAGGTGATATCTCAAAAGGGAGCCACAAACCACCATGGGCTCCTTGGGGGGGACTGGGAAACTACCTGGCAGCAGTGAGTCTATAAGGAGTGGAAGGAGAACTGTTAGGCAGCATGAGGGGAGAAGGGTTAGGGAGGATTGAGTGGACAAGAAATGGGGAGTGAAGTAGATGGTGTTgagggaaatacagaagagagAAGCCCTAGCAAACTCAGAAACAGCAAGGAGTAAAGTAAGGAGGAGGACAGAGCCTTGGTGGGGAGGAATGTAAAGAGGtacaaaagggaagggaagaagaaggtgGAGAATAAGAGGGCAGAGAGGAGGGTGAGATGAGATGGAGAAGGGGGAGTCTTGAAAGGGATGGGAAAAGGAGTGGAGGTGGAAATGGGACACCAGGCCCAAACCTACCTCCCGGAGCAGGTCTTGGTCTAGGCTGTGTCGGGCCAGAAGCATTTTGCGCTTGTACTGGCGGCATTGAAGCTCAAAGTACTGGCGCTGGCGCCGCAGCAACCCAGCTTCCTCCTCTGCCTGACACTGCTGCAGCTGCTCCTTCTGGCGCAGCAGCCACTCGGCTTTCTCCCTCTTGGGGGTGCTTGGATTCTCCTGCAACTCCTAAGCAGAGCATGGAAAGGCCAACTGGAGGTCACCAGGCCTCCTCTATATGTGCTATCATCTACTCCAGTTCTCCTCTCTGCCCAGTTTCTCCATTGTTCACACaccctcttcctctgtctctcttcttgtGTGCAGAGAGGGGTAAAGGAGCAGGAGGTCatcagggaaggaggagaatgagGGGAAGGGccgagaaaggaggaaaaggaaggggaaatggCCAGAggtctcctttccttcctcccagtCACCCTTTCTCCACAACCCACTTTCACCTCCATTCTCTTCCTtgtcttccccctctcctttctcttttctccaccctTCTCACCTCTTTAAGCTGTTCCTTCCTCAGCTTATAAGTACGTTTCTGCGCTTCCAGAAGGGCAGCCAGCTCCTTTTTCTGCTGGCCTAAAATGTGCTGCTGAAACTTGCGCTCCTCTGCCTGGGCAGCTCGGGCTTCCTTCTCCCCAATGGCCTGGTGGCGCCGGGCCAGTTTTTCAGCCTCAGCCCCAAAGCCAGCTCGCTGGGCCTCCAGTTCCCGCTGCAGCCGGGCACCATGCTCTTCCCGCTCACCCCGAAGTCTCGATTCCAGGGCCAGCAGCTGCTTCTGGTGCTGCCGTCGCATTCGCTTATAGCCACTCAACTGCTCCCGCAGGGCCGAGTCCTGCTCGTGCTCCTGGATCTGACGACTCACCTGGGTTCAGAGAACACAAGAA encodes:
- the TAOK2 gene encoding serine/threonine-protein kinase TAO2 isoform X2, which gives rise to MPAGGRAGSLKDPDVAELFFKDDPEKLFSDLREIGHGSFGAVYFARDVRSSEVVAIKKMSYSGKQSNEKWQDIIKEVRFLQKLRHPNTIQYRGCYLREHTAWLVMEYCLGSASDLLEVHKKPLQEVEIAAVTHGALQGLAYLHSHNMIHRDVKAGNILLSEPGLVKLGDFGSASIMAPANSFVGTPYWMAPEVILAMDEGQYDGKVDVWSLGITCIELAERKPPLFNMNAMSALYHIAQNESPVLQSGHWSEYFRNFVDSCLQKIPQDRPTSDVLLKHRFVLRERPPTVIMDLIQRTKDAVRELDNLQYRKMKKILFQEAQNGPSAEVPEEEEETEPYLHRAGTLTSLESSHSVPSMSISASSQSSSVNSLADASDNEEEEEEEEEEEEEEEGPETGEMAMMQEGEHTVTSHSSIIHRLPGPENLYDDPYQPELPPTPVQAPQPPASSSSARRRAYCRNRDHFATIRTASLVSRQIQEHEQDSALREQLSGYKRMRRQHQKQLLALESRLRGEREEHGARLQRELEAQRAGFGAEAEKLARRHQAIGEKEARAAQAEERKFQQHILGQQKKELAALLEAQKRTYKLRKEQLKEELQENPSTPKREKAEWLLRQKEQLQQCQAEEEAGLLRRQRQYFELQCRQYKRKMLLARHSLDQDLLREDLNKKQTQKDLECALLLRQHESTRELEVRQLQAVQRTRAELTRLQHQTELGNQLEYNKRREQELRQKHAAQVRQQPKSLKSKELQIKKQFQETCKIQTRQYKALRGHLLEGTPKAQHKSLLKRLKEEQTRKLAILAEQYDQSISEMLSSQALRLDETQESEFQALRQQLQQELELLNAYQSKIKIRTESQHEREARELEQRVALRRALLEQRVEEELLALQTGRSERIRALLERQAREIEAFDAESMRLGFSSMALGGIPAEAAAQGYPAPPPAPAWPSRPVPRSGAHWSHGPPPSGMPPPAWRQPSLLAPPGPPTWLGPPPQTGPPRGGALLLLRNSPQPLRRAASGGGGSEGVGPGSVAGPAALSRSTSVASHILNGSSHFYS
- the TAOK2 gene encoding serine/threonine-protein kinase TAO2 isoform X1 yields the protein MPAGGRAGSLKDPDVAELFFKDDPEKLFSDLREIGHGSFGAVYFARDVRSSEVVAIKKMSYSGKQSNEKWQDIIKEVRFLQKLRHPNTIQYRGCYLREHTAWLVMEYCLGSASDLLEVHKKPLQEVEIAAVTHGALQGLAYLHSHNMIHRDVKAGNILLSEPGLVKLGDFGSASIMAPANSFVGTPYWMAPEVILAMDEGQYDGKVDVWSLGITCIELAERKPPLFNMNAMSALYHIAQNESPVLQSGHWSEYFRNFVDSCLQKIPQDRPTSDVLLKHRFVLRERPPTVIMDLIQRTKDAVRELDNLQYRKMKKILFQEAQNGPSAEVPEEEEETEPYLHRAGTLTSLESSHSVPSMSISASSQSSSVNSLADASDNEEEEEEEEEEEEEEEGPETGEMAMMQEGEHTVTSHSSIIHRLPGPENLYDDPYQPELPPTPVQAPQPPASSSSARRRAYCRNRDHFATIRTASLVSRQIQEHEQDSALREQLSGYKRMRRQHQKQLLALESRLRGEREEHGARLQRELEAQRAGFGAEAEKLARRHQAIGEKEARAAQAEERKFQQHILGQQKKELAALLEAQKRTYKLRKEQLKEELQENPSTPKREKAEWLLRQKEQLQQCQAEEEAGLLRRQRQYFELQCRQYKRKMLLARHSLDQDLLREDLNKKQTQKDLECALLLRQHESTRELEVRQLQAVQRTRAELTRLQHQTELGNQLEYNKRREQELRQKHAAQVRQQPKSLKVRPGEHPPAPQSPTPQALDPSSGPLGQQQAWELPSSSPRLEERSLLGEEAAQEHRTLGEKEAAVQERRILGEEGARASIGPEERRIVGEEAEEVVALSPSSGERKILGDLTWRLPHGEEAEDPETLSPSSRERRIIGQEEAEEWRLWGKEEWSVMGEELELGWVQGPVLTPVLEEDEDEEAPIGTPRDPGDGCSSPEIPPEPPPGPLRLSPTSQLLGLLSHGLLAGLSFAVGSSPGLLPLLLLLLLPLLAAQGGGGLQAALLALEVGLVGLGASYLLLCTALHMPPSLFLLLAQGVALGAVLGLSWRRGLAGVPLGLGAAWLLAWPSLALPLAAVAAGGSWLRQQGPRLRRELSRLWLRVLLRLSPSAFWTLQGCGAVGDRGLFTLYPKTNKDGFRSRLPVPGPRRGRPHRPRNPLALLAQAWALCKGWNWRLARAGKGLAAHLPPGAAQALARWGLLRGERPSRIPRLLRQGQRCPRPPVPPRVPPGATSSHRLRTRKPRALPPWR